The region GTTTTTTGCTGGCCGCTGGCGACTGGAAGCTGGCGACTACAAGTGCGTCCGCACCTCCCACAGCTCCGGGAACAGCACGACATCCAGCGCCCGGCGCAGATACCCCGCCCCGCTGGTGCCCCCACTGCCCCGCTTGAAGCCGATGGTACGCTCGACCGTCGTGAGGTGGTTGAAGCGCCAGGCCCGGAAGTTGTCCTCCACGTCGAGCAGTTTCTCGGCCAGCTCGTACAGGTCCCAGTACCGCTCGGGGTCGCGGTAGACGGTCAGCCACGCGTCCAGCACAGCGGGGTGGGCCTCGTGCGGGCGGGTGAGGTCGCGCTCCAGCACCTCGGCGGGGAGGGGAAGGCCACGGGCGGCCAACAGACGCAGGGTCAGGTCGTACACGCTGGGGGCGTGCAGCGCTGCCTCCAGCGGGCCGTGCAGGTCGGGGCGGTGGGCATGGGGCTTGAGCAGCGTGGGGTTGCGGTTGCCCAGCAGCACCTCCACCATCCGGTAGCCCGCTGACTGAAAGCCCGACGCCTCCCCGAAGGCCCCGCGAAACTGAAGGTAGTCCGCTGGGGTCATCGTCTTGAGCACCTCCCACGCCGCCGTGAGTTGTTCCTGCGCCCGCACCACCCGCGTGAGGCCCTTGAGGGGCGCGTCGGTGATCCCCGCCGCGAGCTGGTCCATCGCCGCCCGCAATTCACGCACCACCAGAGAGAGCCACAGCTCCGAGACGTGATGCACGGTAATGAACAGGTGCTCGTCGTGCGCCCCCGTGACCGGCTGGTGCGCCGACAGCAGCGTGTCGAGGTGCAGGTAGTCGCCGTAGCTCAGGCGGCGGGTGAAGTCCAGCCGGGCCTGCTCGGGCGCGTCCCGGTCCGGGGTGGGCCGGTCAGGGGTAGGGGAGGAGGTCATGGCCGCAGCTTAAGGCAAGTTGTCTAGAGAATAGGGGCGTTGGGCCTCCGCTCTAGCCTGCCGTCACTGCCTCTGGCTTCCGCCCCGCCGCCACTGCCGCCTCCTGCGCGATAAAGCGGGCCGTGCGCCGGGCCAGCGCCATCACGCTGACCATCGGGTTGGCGCCCGAGGAGGTCGGAAAGGCGCTGGTGTCCCCGATCCACACGCCGGGGGTGCCGTGCAGCTCGCCGCGTGGGTCGGCCACGCTGGTCTGCGGGTCCTGACCCATCCGGGCGCTGCCCATCTGGTGGGCACTGAAGACCGCGTGCCCGCCGCGCCCGATGGGAAGTCGGCGCAGCCCGGCGATCCAGGCTTCGAGGTCCTGCCCACGTGTCCAGGGCCGCACCCCGTCGGCCAGCGCGAAGATCTGCTCAGCCCCGGCTGCCGCCAGAATCCGGGCGACCGTGCCCTGGCCGTGCCAGTAGTTCTCCACGTCGAGGGGATCGGTCACCGCGTAGGTCACGCGGGGCTGGCCGCGTTCGTCCAGGGTGACCTCGCCGCTGCCCCGGTCGCGGGTGAGGTGAATCAGGGTCACGCTGCGGGCGTGGTCGGCCATCAGGGTCTTGTGGGCCGTCCCGCCCTGCCACACCGCCGCCGACGCGAACAGGCCGGTGGTGTACTGGCTGGTCTCGATCAGGTAGCCGAAGCCCCCGCTGCGACCCGCGAACTCGTCCACGATGGCGGCCTGGGTCGCGCCCCACCAGGTGTCCTGCTCGCCCGCAAAGGTGCCCGTCAGTGCTCCGCAGGGGTGGAGGTGCAGGTGCTTCCCGGCCGCTGGTCCACCTAACCCCGAGCGCAGCAGCAAGGCAGGCGTTTCCAGCGAGCCTCCCGCCACGACGACCTGCGGCGCCCGCACGGTGACCTGCCGGGGGCCACTTGCGGTCTGGACGGTCACTGCAACCCCGCACGCCCGCCCCCCCTCGGTCAGGATGCGGTCGGCGGTCGCGCCCTCCACGAGGCGGGCACCCCGCGCCGCCGCGTCCTTGAGGTAGGTCTTGAGGGTGCTCTGCTTGGCGCCCGTCGCGTCCCCGAAGCCGATGTGCCCGGCGTGCTGGGGATCGTGCCGGGCGAGGTCCACGTTGCGGTACGCCCGGCGGTAGCGGTAGCCCAGCCGCAGCGCTCCCTCCAGCATTCGTTGGTGGGTGCCGTTGTACTCGCTGGCCTGATCGGTCGCGCCGATACGCTCCATCACCGCGTTGGTATCGGCGTCGAACTCGGGGCCGTCCACCCCTTCCAGCCCGGCGAGCGCCCACTCGCGCCGGACCTCGGGCGGGGTGCGGACGCAGTTCATCCAGTTGACGGTCGTGCCGCCGCCCAGGGTGCGCCCCGCGATCAGCGAGACGTTGCCGTCGGCAGTCGGCGTGAAACCTCCGCGCCAGTAGAGGTTCTGGTAGGCCCACAGCTCCGAGCGGCCCAGTTCGGCGTCGGCGTGCTGCCGCCCCGCCTCCAGCACCAGAACCCGCAGGCCCGCCGCCGACAGTTCACCCGCGATCACCCCGCCGCCCGCCCCGGAGCCGACGACCACCACGTCGGCCTCCAGCGTCTCGCCGTCCTGCGGGGTCAGGGTGGGCAAGTCGCGCTCGGTGGCCGCCCCCGTGAAGGTCGGCCCCGCGTAGCCGAACTGCCGCCAGAAGGGATTGGGACGACCCTCCTCGCCGGGGTGCGCGTAGGTCAGCATCAGCAGCAGGCGGCGCAGTCCGGCGAGGCCTTGCGCCGCCTGCGGGCTGAGGCGGGTCAGGCCCCGTAGCAGGCCCTCGCGCAGCGCGAGCGGCGTCTCCGGGCGCAGCCCCGCGCGGGCCAGCACGTCCAGCAGGCGTTCAGCGTCCCGGCGCTCGGCGTCCGGCAATCCGGCGAGCACCTCGGCGGCGACCTGATCGGCTCCGGTCGCGCTGCCGGGGGTGGAGTAAAACCCATGTGGGTCGGGAGAGCGCCGCAGCGCGGGCACGAAGGTATCGGTCAGCGCCCGCAGGGTCCGGCGCTGGGAAGGGGTCAGGGGGGCAGGCTGGGACATGGCAGGCACTCCGGGAGAGCAGGGGAGAGGCCGGGGCCGGTCACTCCGGCGCGGCGGTCAACACTTCAGGATTTCGGTAGACCCAGTCTAGCAAAGCCTCGCCCGCCGCCGGAGTACGCTGCCCGCATGTCCTCGCCCATCCTCGACCTCGCGGGCGTGACGCTGGAGGTCAATCACCTGCCGCGCGGGGTGCGCTTCTATACCCAGGTGCTCGGCCTGCCCCTGCTGGAGCATGACGAGGACCGGGGCGTGGCCCACTTCCGGGTGAACGACGCGCAAACCCTGACCCTCTGGAAACCGGTCACCCGGCAGCCGAATGACCCCCGGCTCGCGCCCCTGCACGCGCGGGGGGCCTCGCATCTGCACTACGCCTGGCAGATTCAGCCGCACGAGCTGGACCGCTGCAAGGCCCTCCTGGACGAGCACGGCCTGCCCTGGCAGGAGATCGACCTGGGCACCCCGGAGCGGCCCGACCCCACCGTGTACTTCTTCGATCCCTTCGGGCACGGGCTGGAGCTGCGCGGAGTGGACCTCGCCGACGAGCGGCAACCGGTCTACCCCCCCACGCCGGAGGACGGCGAACGCGGCCCCCACGCCCTGCCCGTCCTGGGCCTGCGCGAGGTGGCGCTCGCCTTCGGGGACTACCCGGCGATGAAGGAGCGGCTGCCCCGCGCCTACGGCTTCGCCCTCGCCAAGGAGCAACCGGACCGCGACTTCGCGCAGTTCACCCTGGGGCCGGAGCCTGAGCCCGACGGGAACGGCACTCCGCGCCGCTGGCTGTACGCCTGGGACCCGCAGGTGGGGCTGGCGGACATGTTCGGCGGCGACCACGTGTATGCCCAGTTCTACGCGCGGGTGGAGGAGGTCCGAGGCCGGGTGCGGGCCGCCGGGCTGCCCCATGTGGAGGAGAGCGGCGTCCTCGCTGTGCGTGACCCGGAAGGCCACGTGTTCGAGTTCCGGCCGCCGCGCTGAAGGGGGGCGCCTCCTCCGCTACAATCCACACCCGATGCCCCGCCGCTCTGGCCCTCCCGCGCCCCAGATCGCCCGCCCGTGACCCCCGTCTCGGACGCCCTGCCCGCTGTCCTCGCCCGCTGGCTGGAGCTCGCGGACGACGCTCTGTTCGTCGTGGACGGCTCGGGCCGCATCGTGTACGCCAATGCCCTCACCGGGCGGCTGGCTGGGCAGGCCCCCGCCGCGCTGGTGGGCCAGGTGCTGGAGCGCGATTTCGCGGGGCACTTCAGCTCGCGCTGGGCCGAGTTCCGGGACCGCGCCCGGCAAACGGGTGAGCCCACCGAGTACGAAGCCCCCAGTCCGCTGCTGGGCGGCTGGGTGCGGGTGCGGGTGGTGCCGGACGGGGACACGCTGGCCGTGCAACTGCGCGACGTGACCGCCCTGCACCGCGCCGAGGCCCTGCAAGACCTCAGCGCGGCCCTGGCCGGGGCGCACACGCCCGCCGACGTGCTGGGGGCGCTGCTGCGGGAGGTCGTGGCGGCGGCTGGGGCCGCGGGGGGGCAGATCGTGGACGGGGAGGGCGGCCTGCCCCAGGCCACA is a window of Deinococcus terrestris DNA encoding:
- the kynA gene encoding tryptophan 2,3-dioxygenase, producing the protein MTSSPTPDRPTPDRDAPEQARLDFTRRLSYGDYLHLDTLLSAHQPVTGAHDEHLFITVHHVSELWLSLVVRELRAAMDQLAAGITDAPLKGLTRVVRAQEQLTAAWEVLKTMTPADYLQFRGAFGEASGFQSAGYRMVEVLLGNRNPTLLKPHAHRPDLHGPLEAALHAPSVYDLTLRLLAARGLPLPAEVLERDLTRPHEAHPAVLDAWLTVYRDPERYWDLYELAEKLLDVEDNFRAWRFNHLTTVERTIGFKRGSGGTSGAGYLRRALDVVLFPELWEVRTHL
- a CDS encoding GMC family oxidoreductase, encoding MSQPAPLTPSQRRTLRALTDTFVPALRRSPDPHGFYSTPGSATGADQVAAEVLAGLPDAERRDAERLLDVLARAGLRPETPLALREGLLRGLTRLSPQAAQGLAGLRRLLLMLTYAHPGEEGRPNPFWRQFGYAGPTFTGAATERDLPTLTPQDGETLEADVVVVGSGAGGGVIAGELSAAGLRVLVLEAGRQHADAELGRSELWAYQNLYWRGGFTPTADGNVSLIAGRTLGGGTTVNWMNCVRTPPEVRREWALAGLEGVDGPEFDADTNAVMERIGATDQASEYNGTHQRMLEGALRLGYRYRRAYRNVDLARHDPQHAGHIGFGDATGAKQSTLKTYLKDAAARGARLVEGATADRILTEGGRACGVAVTVQTASGPRQVTVRAPQVVVAGGSLETPALLLRSGLGGPAAGKHLHLHPCGALTGTFAGEQDTWWGATQAAIVDEFAGRSGGFGYLIETSQYTTGLFASAAVWQGGTAHKTLMADHARSVTLIHLTRDRGSGEVTLDERGQPRVTYAVTDPLDVENYWHGQGTVARILAAAGAEQIFALADGVRPWTRGQDLEAWIAGLRRLPIGRGGHAVFSAHQMGSARMGQDPQTSVADPRGELHGTPGVWIGDTSAFPTSSGANPMVSVMALARRTARFIAQEAAVAAGRKPEAVTAG
- a CDS encoding VOC family protein, which codes for MSSPILDLAGVTLEVNHLPRGVRFYTQVLGLPLLEHDEDRGVAHFRVNDAQTLTLWKPVTRQPNDPRLAPLHARGASHLHYAWQIQPHELDRCKALLDEHGLPWQEIDLGTPERPDPTVYFFDPFGHGLELRGVDLADERQPVYPPTPEDGERGPHALPVLGLREVALAFGDYPAMKERLPRAYGFALAKEQPDRDFAQFTLGPEPEPDGNGTPRRWLYAWDPQVGLADMFGGDHVYAQFYARVEEVRGRVRAAGLPHVEESGVLAVRDPEGHVFEFRPPR